A single window of Sphingobacterium sp. ML3W DNA harbors:
- a CDS encoding VOC family protein, with the protein MKNTVVYFEIQATEPEKLIEFYAQVFDWKFSKEENLPIVYYRIETAGMMGGLLQRPAAIPPTHCGTNAFTCSMEVENFDKIAALILKKGGQVALPKFAIPGRCYQGYFIDTDNNVFGIFEVDSQAH; encoded by the coding sequence ATGAAAAACACTGTTGTTTACTTTGAAATCCAAGCGACGGAACCGGAAAAACTAATTGAATTTTATGCCCAAGTTTTCGACTGGAAGTTTTCAAAAGAAGAAAATTTACCAATTGTATACTATCGCATAGAAACTGCAGGAATGATGGGCGGGTTGTTACAACGACCAGCCGCTATTCCCCCGACACATTGTGGAACCAATGCATTTACCTGTTCCATGGAAGTTGAAAATTTTGATAAAATAGCGGCTCTAATCTTAAAAAAGGGCGGACAGGTTGCGCTTCCTAAATTTGCGATACCGGGACGATGCTATCAGGGTTATTTTATCGATACCGATAACAACGTTTTTGGAATATTTGAAGTAGATAGTCAGGCACATTAG